A single window of Arvicanthis niloticus isolate mArvNil1 chromosome 20, mArvNil1.pat.X, whole genome shotgun sequence DNA harbors:
- the Cdkn1a gene encoding cyclin-dependent kinase inhibitor 1 produces the protein MSDCDDVRPVPHRSKVCRRLFGPVDSEQLRRDCDALMAGCLQEARERWNFDFVTETPLEGNFVWEPVRSLGLPKIYQSPGSRGRDDLGGDKRPSTSSALLQGPAPEDHVALSLSCTLVSHAPERPEDSPGGSGTSQGRKRRQTSLTDFYHSKRRLVFCKRKP, from the exons ATGTCCGACTGTGATGATGTCCGACCTGTTCCACACAGGAGCAAAGTGTGCCGGCGTCTCTTCGGTCCCGTGGACAGTGAACAGTTGCGCCGTGATTGCGATGCGCTCATGGCGGGCTGTCTCCAGGAGGCCCGAGAACGGTGGAACTTTGACTTCGTCACCGAGACGCCGCTGGAGGGCAACTTTGTCTGGGAGCCTGTTCGGAGCCTAGGCCTGCCCAAGATCTACCAGAGCCCTGGGTCCCGCGGCCGTGATGACCTGGGAGGGGACAAGAGGCCCAGTACCTCCTCTGCCCTGCTGCAGGGGCCAGCTCCGGAGGACCACGTGGCCTTGTCGCTGTCTTGCACTCTGGTGTCCCACGCCCCTGAGCGGCCTGAAGACTCCCCGGGTGGGTCCGGAACATCCCAGGGCCGGAAACGGAGGCAGACCAGCCTGACAG ATTTCTATCACTCCAAGCGCAGattggtcttctgcaagagaaagCCCTGA